One Terriglobia bacterium genomic window carries:
- the sucB gene encoding dihydrolipoyllysine-residue succinyltransferase, whose amino-acid sequence MSVELVVPSVGESITEVEIGDWLKKQGESVSQDEPVVVIETDKVTVELSAPASGTILSTLKKKGEKASVGDVIGYIETNGSRAAADGRALVPVKPEPIDSKAPPVITPSASSREEQIVPMTPIRRRIAERLVEAQKSAALLTTFNQVDMSAVMALRAQHQETFQSKYRIKLGFMSFFVKASIEALKLVPQVNAEIRGHDIVYRNYYDIGIAVGGGKGLVVPVIRNAERMSFAEIERTISDFGQRAIANQLKVDELQGGTFTISNGGIYGSMLSTPIVNPPQSGVLGLHAIEDRPVARSGAVVIRPMMYVALTYDHRVVDGREAVTFLTRVKEVIEEPARLLLEV is encoded by the coding sequence GGCTGAAGAAGCAAGGCGAGTCCGTGAGCCAGGACGAACCGGTCGTCGTGATCGAAACAGACAAGGTTACGGTGGAGTTGTCCGCGCCCGCCAGCGGAACGATCTTGTCGACGCTGAAGAAGAAGGGCGAGAAGGCTTCAGTCGGCGACGTGATCGGTTATATCGAAACCAATGGTTCCCGCGCAGCGGCGGACGGCCGGGCCTTGGTCCCCGTCAAGCCGGAGCCGATCGACTCCAAAGCGCCACCCGTTATTACACCGTCAGCCAGCAGCCGTGAAGAGCAGATCGTACCGATGACGCCGATCCGCCGCCGGATTGCCGAGCGGCTGGTGGAAGCCCAGAAATCGGCCGCGCTGCTGACGACATTCAATCAAGTCGACATGTCCGCGGTCATGGCCCTTCGCGCGCAGCACCAGGAGACATTCCAGTCGAAGTATCGGATCAAGCTGGGCTTCATGTCCTTCTTTGTCAAAGCGTCGATCGAGGCCTTGAAACTCGTTCCTCAGGTGAATGCCGAGATTCGCGGTCACGACATCGTTTATCGCAATTACTACGATATCGGAATCGCGGTCGGCGGGGGCAAGGGACTGGTTGTTCCCGTTATCCGCAATGCCGAGCGAATGAGCTTTGCAGAGATCGAGCGGACCATATCGGACTTCGGCCAGCGCGCCATTGCGAATCAATTGAAGGTCGATGAGCTTCAGGGCGGCACCTTTACCATCAGTAACGGCGGGATTTACGGTTCGATGCTTTCAACGCCGATCGTCAATCCGCCGCAAAGCGGTGTCCTCGGCCTTCATGCCATCGAAGACCGTCCGGTGGCGCGCAGCGGCGCCGTCGTTATCCGGCCGATGATGTATGTGGCGCTGACCTACGATCACCGTGTGGTTGACGGCCGTGAGGCCGTGACTTTCCTGACACGAGTCAAAGAAGTGATTGAAGAACCGGCGCGGTTGTTGTTAGAAGTTTAA